CGACGGCGACCACGACGACGGCGTCGGTCGTGTTGATCGCTGCCCTCGGCCTGGGCGCCCTCGCCGCGCCGGCGGCAGCTCAAACCGGCGCGCCACCCGAGTCCTACACCGCGACCACCGACCTGGAAGCGGAGCTGCAGCGGGAACTGGTCTGCCTCTGCGGCACGTGCCCTCGTCTGGCGCTCGCCGACTGCCGCTGCTCGTCGCCACCGCAGTACGTGGACGGGCCTGACGGTGCGCCGCGCCTGACCGCGGCGGGCGCGGAGTTCATGCGGGCGCAGCTGCGGGAGCAGATCGAAGCGGGGAAGGACCGCCGCGCGATCCTCGACTGGTTCATCGAAACCTACGGCAGCCAGGAAGCGCTGGGCGCGCCCCTCGACGAAGGCTTCAACCGGGCGGCGTGGCTCTTCCCGTACCTGGTGGGCGTCGGTTGCCTCATCGCCGTGGGCGCGGTTGCGGTCCGCTGGTCGCGCCGCGGCAACGCGGCGGCACTCGAGACGGCGGGCGCACCGGTGGCGGTCGATCCTGAACTCGACGCCCGCCTGGATGATGAGCTCCGGAACCTCGACTGACGCCGCGCCGGCGGCCCCGGCGTCGTCCACCTTCCGCGCCTGGCATCTCTTTGTTCTGGCCGGTCTGCTCGGAGCGGCGGTGGCCGTCGTGATGGTCCGCCCGGCAGGGGTGGCGCCCCTTGTTGTACTCGTCGCCGCGGTCGGCGCCGGCGCGTACGTGGGTTACGCCCTCTACCGGATGTTCGTGCCGCTGGCTTCCCGCACCTTCGCCGAGCGGGTCGAGATGGTGGGAGGGCGCACGCGGGCCGCGCTGGAACGCGAGAAGACGCTGGTGCTCCGCGCCATCAAGG
Above is a window of Acidobacteriota bacterium DNA encoding:
- a CDS encoding zinc-ribbon domain-containing protein — translated: MMSSGTSTDAAPAAPASSTFRAWHLFVLAGLLGAAVAVVMVRPAGVAPLVVLVAAVGAGAYVGYALYRMFVPLASRTFAERVEMVGGRTRAALEREKTLVLRAIKELEFDRAMGKVSDEDFDQMAGRLRVRARALLKQLDVDGTAYRDLIERELLERLAKAALPGETAPAGGGGAAAPRPAPSKTRLVCGHCGASNERDAKFCKQCGAEL